Genomic segment of Myxococcus stipitatus:
CACGTCCACCAGCTGACGCACGCCCAGGAGGAGGTCCCGGTCATCGTCGCGCCAGCGGTCCAGTCGGATGGCGCGGAGCACGAGCGCCTCGTCGGAGTCATCCGACTGCGGAGGGGAGGCGACGGCCTCTGTCTCGAACCAGCCCACGTCCTCATCCCGAGTCACGGGCTCGCCGATGGCTCGCTCCACGTGGACGACGAGCTTGCGCGCCGTGGCCACGTCGAGAATCGCCGGGGCATCGATGGCCACGATGAAGCCAGGGTGTCGGGCGCGCAGCGCTCTTGCCGCCGTTGAGCGAGGACGTGCTGGAGGGGGTTCGGGCAGGTCCTTGGCGCGGAAGCGCTCGAGGGTCCGCGCGGTGCCGAGCGTGTCCTCGCGCACCCGTCGGACCAGGTTCTCCACGCGCATGAGCTGGAACGTCTGGAACACCGAGTAGATGAGCGAGCCTTCGCAGAGGACGAGCAGCACCATGGCCAGCGCGAGGGCGGGGCGCGGGGCGCGTTCGACGTCGGAGAGGAATCCGAACTCGTGGGCCGCGACGAGACAGAACACACTCGTGCCGACGAAGACCGGGATGACCACGCGCACGCCCGCGCTGTGCAGATACATCCGCAGCAGGCGCGGCGAGTACTGCCCCGCGGCGTTCTGCACCACGAGCATGGACAGCGACAGGATGATGCTGAGCGAGGTGAGCGCGATGCCCAGCACCGCGGAGAGGGTGCTGCGTGCCTCGGCGGCGGTGGCCTGCCAGGCGGCCCCGGTCAGCAGCCGGCCGAGGAAGAAGGTCGGCTGCACGAGGAGGACCCCCAGGACCGCGCCGACCCCGACGCCGACGATGGGCGGAATCCAGAGCTGGTGACGGACCCACCCGCGCACGGTCTGCCCTTCCTGTGGCCGCTGGGGATGTCCCTCCACTGTCTCGCCTCCCGAGGTCCACGGGGGGCTTGGGAACAGCCTCCCCTGGCGGAAGCTGGAGACGGCGAGGGGGCGCGACAACAGAAGGGCGGCCCGAGAGGCATGCGTTCGCATCGCCCGCGCGGGGGAACCCCCGTGGATTCCACGGGGCCCCCCTGGCCGGACGGAATGACGCGGAGGCGCGCTTCAGCCCAGTGCGGCGGAGGCGCGACCGAGGCCCTCGGCGACGGAGGTGAAGGCGTCCGCGGTGCGCACGCGGTCCTCTCCGAAGCGCCGCACGTAGAGCTGGCGCACGGCGGGAATCTGCGAGGAACCACCGGTGAGGAACACCGCGTCGATGTTCTGGGCCTCGGGGTGGCGCGCGAGCAGTCCTTCCGTGCACTGCTCCAGCTCGTCGAGCAGCGGCTTGCTGAACGCCTCGAACTCCTGGCGGGTGATGGGCTCGTGGAGGCTGATGCGTGCCTCCTCGAAGTCCACGGTGGCCACGTCCTCGCGGGACAGGCGGACCTTGGCGGCCTCGATGGCTCGGAAGAGGCGGTAGCCCAGGTTGTCCATCACCAGGTCATGCAGGGCCTGGATTTCGGCCTGCTTGTCGCTGGTCTCCAGCATGGTCGCGAGCAGGTCCTGCGTGGACTTCTCGCGGATGAAGGACATCTCATGCCAGGAGAGCAGCTTGGCCACCACGTGCTGGGGGATGGGGAGGCGCTTGTCGCTGAGTCCTCGGACCCGGTAGGTGGAACCGGCGCCGAAGCGGGGCAGCAGCTTGTGGCGCATGATTTCGGCGTCGAAGCGGTCACCGCCGATGCGCACACCGGTGGAGCCGACGACGTCGGGGCGGCGGTCCTTGGCGCCTCGGTGCGAGGGGCCCAGGCGCATCAGCGTGAGGTCCGTGGTGCCGGCGCCGAAGTCGGCGACGAGGACGAGCTCATCGCGCTGGAGCTGAGCCTCGTAGGCGAGTGCGGCGGCGATGGGCTCGATGAGGAACTCGATGTGCTGGAAGCCAGCGAGCTCGGCGGCGCGGTGGAGGCGCTTCTGCGCGAGCGCGTCCGCTTCCGGGTCCGGGGTGAAGACGGCGGGGCGGCCCAGGATGACGGCGTCCGGGGGGGAGCCCATGTGGGCACCGGCGGCCTCGCGGACGCGGCGCAAGAGGATGGCGACCAGCTCCTCGATGGTGAAGGTGCGGCCTTTCACCTGGGTGGCGCGGAAGGAGGAGGAGTGGAGGAAGGACTTCACGGACTGGATGAAGCGTCCGGTGTTGTCCTCCATGTAGCGGTTGATGGCGTCGGCGCCTGTGTAGATTTCGCGCTCGTCGTCCGGGAAGAACATGACGGAGCGATAGAGGCGCGGCTCCGAGGTGTGGGGTTGCAGGGACAGCACCGTGCCGTCGGGCAGGGCCGCCGCGGTGTTGCTGGTTCCGAAGTCGAGTCCGCAGGCGTGCATGGGGGTGCGCCCCTTATCCCCAAAGCCCGGGAAAGGGTAGGGCATCGTGAGCTGGCCCGCCTGGTGGAGGACGGGCGGCGGGACGAACGCTCGGAGAGTGAATGCGGTGGTGGGGTCGGGTGGCTTCCCTTGTTCTAGTTCGGAAGGGCTACCCACAGGGGGCTTCATGACATTTCGGACGAGAGCATGGGTGGTGGCGGGGGCCACCGCCGCGCTGCTCATCTCGGGTTGCCGCGAGCGAGGCCAGGACACGAAGGCACCGGCCGCGACCCCGGACGAGCAACAGCAGCAAGTGGACAGTTCGCGGGATGCGGCTCGGCGGGAGCAGGAGGCACAGGCTCGCGCGGAGCAGGAGTCCATCCAGGACCCGGCCGCACGGCAGGTTGCCCAGGCGCAGCAACAGCTCGTCCAGGCACAGCAGCAGCAGGCGAGCGCGCGACAGCAAGCGACCGAAGCGGCGAAGCAGCCAGCGGCCGAGGCCACGACTCAGCCAGGCGCTGCGAGGCAGCAGGCCGCGACGAAACAGCCAACGGGGGCGAACCAGCAGTCCACCGAGGCGGCACAGCGAAGCGTGGCGCAGCAGCAGGCCGGTGCGGAGCCGCAGCCATCGTCGGAAGCCTCAGCGCAGGCTGGTGCAGCGCAGTCTCCTGGCGCTTCTCAAGAAGCGGGGAGTGCTTCGGCTCAAGGCGCACAGGCGAATCAACCCGCGAAGAGCGCGAGTCAGCAGGCCGCCGAGGCCGCGCAACAGTCCGCCCGAGCAAGTCAGGGCACCGAAACGGCACAACAGCAGGCAACCCAGAGTGCACAGCCGTCCACGGAGTCCGAGACAGCACAGCCTCAAGCCACCGCGCAGTCGCCCGAGACGGCCTCGAGACAGCCCGGACAGGGCACAGAGGACGCGTCGCAACAAGTCGCCCAGTCGCAATCGAGTGCTTCCGCCGACGACGAGGAACGCGACACGGACACGCAGGCCGAGCTTCGAGCTGAGCGCGAGGCCGCGCTGCGAGCGGAGCAACGGGCTCGGCAGCAATCCGCGCAGTCCGATTCGCCCTCGACTGGCACGGAGTCGCAGCAGCCCGTGGCCTCCTCGCCGATGGACATACCGTCGCAACAACCGATGGCCTCCGCGCCGACCGTGACGGAGCCACCGTCGTGGCAAAGCTCCTCGTCATCTTCTTCGCCTTCCACCACGGGGCAGCAGACGGAAGACGCTCCACAGGCGCTCTCTCCGCTGGAGCAGCTCGACGCCTGGCCACAGCGTGGGACGGAGCAGCAGTACACCGGCTCCTCTCCCTCGGATTCGACGGGAGCCACCACTCCTCAAGGGATACAGGTCCCCCAACAACCCCTCGCCACCGCGCCCTCGACGTCCGAGCAGCAGCCCACGCAGTGGGGAACGGGCACCACCGGGACCTTCACCCAGCCAGGGTTCCAGTCGCCGCTGGTCATGCTCCCGTACCTCTCCACGGACTCCCAACAAGGGAGCAGCAGCACGACCACCTCGGAGACGCAGACCCAGATGCCCCAGCAGAACACGGAGAAGGAGTTCGTCGGCGAGCTGGTGAAGGCGAGCGAAAACGAAGTGCTGCTCGGCCGGAGTGGCGAAGCGCAGCTCCAGTTGTCGGTGGACCCTCAGACCTACGTCACGCTGAACGGCTTCAGCTCCGTCGCCGAGGACATCCGGGAAGGCACCCAGGTCCGTGCCGCCTACACCACGGATGCCACCACGGGCCAAGGGCGCGCCATCCGCATCGAGGCGACGACACAGGACTCCACCACCGGAACCAACACGTCCCCCCAAGAGACGCAGCCCTCAGAGTAGCCGTCACTCAGTAACAACAGTTTCGAGCCCCGGAAGTCCACACGTGGTACTTCCCGCCTCCACACGAGGAGGCGCACATGTATCGGCGACTGGTGGTCATCCTGGGATGTCTGGGGCTCGGCGGTGTGCTCATGGGGTGTGGTCCCACGGAGGAGGCGCGGGAGGGAGTCTCGTCTCGCGCCGCCCTCTCCGAGGAAGGCTCACTCCAGTGGGTGTGCGGAGAGGACGGCAGCTGCGACGAGGGCGAGACCCACGCGACCTGCCCGCTCGACTGCGACGGTCCCGACCCGCTCTGCGGAGACGGCACCTGCGACCCCGGCGAGTCACCCCAGTCCTGTCCCCAGGACTGTGATGCGCCGCTCCCGTTCTGCGGAGATGGCCTCTGCACGGGGGCGGAGTCGCATCAGGTCTGTCCGGCGGACTGCGACGCCTCGACGCCAGACGTCTGTGGAAACGATGGAGTCTGCGACGCGGGTGAGACCCACGCGACCTGCCCGCTCGACTGTGACGGCCCCGTCGTGTCCTGCGGAGATGGCCTCTGCGACAGCTTCGAGTCGCACCAGAGCTGCCCGTTGGACTGCGATGGGTGACCGCTACGCGAGCACCTGACGCAGCCGCCGGGGAATCGCCTCGGCGTGCCAGCGCTGGAGCTCCCGGGCCACCTCCGCGGAGCTCTTGGCCCGACCCTCGCGGATGAGCGGTAGCAGCGCGCGGGCCGCCTTGCGCTCCCGAGGTTTCCCTCGGGCCGCGAGCCGCTCGAACATCTCGAGCCGCACATCCGCGTCATGCAGCTCGCCGAGCCCCTCCTGGAGCGGAGCGAACACCTTCACCAGCGCCCCCAACGTGCGGCGCAGCGCCGGCTGGAAGATCTCCAGCTCATAGCGCAGCTTCTTCAAGTCCTTGCGCAGCGCATGCGCCGACGCCGCATCGGGCGAGTCCGCGTAGACGTCCATGCGCTTGCGCACCCGTCGCACCCGCCAGTCCAGGGGCTCCTTCACGCGGCGGCCGACGAAGCGGTGGGCATCCTCCAGCGCCTCGACCTTGCGCAGCAGTCGCGGGAGCGTGCGAGACCTCCACCGCTCCAGCTCCTCGCGCAGCCGCGTCTCGTTGTCCGCCAGTCCGGCGAGCCACGCCTTGCCCAGCGCGGAGATGTCGGCCCGAGCCTCCGGTGTCTCCTTCCGGGTCTTCGCCGCGACCGTCCGAATCCACGCCGACTGGACGTGGAGGTCCCTCACTCCGCCCAGCGCGTCCTGGAGCCGCTTCACCTCCGGCTCCATCCGGGTGACCCAGCCCCCGAGCGGCTGGAACAGCTGGAGCGCCGCGCGCAGCCGCCGCGTGGCCACGCGCATGTCGTGCACGGCCTCGTCGTCGAACGTGTCGGAGAGCTTCGCCTCGGGCTTGCGGATGTCCGCCAGTCGCGCCACGAGGATGCGCCGTGCGGCCAGTCCGAGCTCGCTGTCCGCGCTCAGCCCGCGAACGGGTGTGGGCTGGGCCATGTCGCTAACCTCCCCCCTGGGAGGACAACATCGCCTCGACGGCCTCCGGGCCCTCCCAGCCGAGGATGCGTGTGTCCTTGTTCTCGAAGTGCACGGCGGCGAGGAAGAAGTACGCCAGTTCCTCACGCTCGAGCTGGGAGACATCCTCGTAGGTGCGCAGGAACTCGTACCGAGGCGCCACCATGGGTACGGCGAGGATGCGGTCATTGCGCTCCCGCTCATCGTCGGACTGGCCGTCGGTGCGCCGCTGGTCCACCTGGAGCACCCCGAGCGCGCGGCAGGGCAGCACGACTCCCGGCCAGGTCGCCTCGTCCCAGAGCACCATGGCGTCGAGCGGGTCCCCATCCGGTCCCTTCGTCGAGGGAACAAATCCCCAATCGAAGGGATATCGCATGCCCCGAGGCAGCGGACGGGACAGGGAGAAGGCGCCGAGCGAGGTCTCGTACTTGAGCTTCACCGTCGAGCCCCGGGGCGACTCGATGACGACATGGAATGCGCCCCGGCGTCCGCGCATGGGCAAGCGGGAGAAGTCCGTCATGGACTTGAAAGGTCGGAACGTCTCCCCCGCGAGGCAACCTCCCGCTGGGCGAGCGCCCGGCTCCCCGTTCGGGCTCACGGCCTCACAAGACCACCGGACGCTGGCGCTACTTCGCCATCACCCACCCGACGAACAGGTCCGTGGAGCGCTCCAGCAGCGGCTCGATGGAGTCGCTCCGGGACTTCTTGCGCAGCGGCCCCTCGTTCCACAGCGCGGCCAGGCCGTGCACCCAGGCCCAGATGGTGAACGCCAGCGTGTCCATGTCCACCTTGTCGCCCGTGGCCGCCTTGGCCTCCTGGGCCAGCACCTGGAGCCGTCCGTAGGCGCGCATGCCTTCCGTGTGCAGGCCCGCGTACTTCTCTTCGTCACTCCACTCGCGCCGGAACATGACGCGGTAGTGCGCGGGGTGCTCCACGGCGAAGCGCACGTAGCACCGGGCGAGCGCGCGCAGCTGGTGGTCCGTGCGCGCGGGGCGGGTGCTCGCGAGCGCCTCGTCCAGCTGTTGGTTGAGGGCTCGGTAGCCCTCCTCCGCCACGGCGGCCAGGAGCGCGTCCTTGTCCCGGAAGTGGTGATAGGGCGCCGCCGCCGTGACTCCCGCCCTCCGCGCGACTTCGCGCAGCGACACCGCGCCCACATCCTCCACCTCGATGAGCTTCAGGGTGGCGTCCACCAGGGCCTGCCGCAGGTCCCCGTGGTGATAGGCCCGCCGTCGCGGCGCCGCCGCCTTCTTCCTCACGCCCCGGGTCGTCATCGCCCCTGCCCCCTTCCGGGCACACCGATAATCTTGACACTGTTAAGACGGGCTCTTATCTGAGCAGTGTTCATATTGCTGGGAGACACGGGATGCGCGCGTTCGTGACGGGAAGCACGGGGCTGTTGGGGAGCAACGTGGTGCGGGCGCTGGTGGCCGGGGGGCACACGGTGCGGGCGCTGGCCCGCTCCGCGTCGAAGGCGCGCCAGGTGCTGGGCGGACTGGAGGGCGTGGAGGTGGTGGAAGGAGACATGCTGGAGGTGAAGGGCTTCGCGGCGGCGTTGGACGGCTGCGACGTGGTCATCCACACGGCGGCCTACTTCCGTGAATACTACGCGCCCGGCGACCACTGGCCGAAGCTGTATGCCATCAACGTGAAGGCCACGGTGGAGCTGGCCGAGGAGGCCCACCGGCGCGGGGTGAAGCGCTTCGTGGACATCAGCTCCTCGGGGACGGTGGGGACGAAGCCGGACGGCTCGCCGGGTGATGAGCACACGCCGCCCGCGCCCGTCGCCTCTTCCAACCTGTACTTCAAGAGCAAGGTGGAGTCGGAGCGGGAGCTGAATGCGTTCAGCGCGCGCTCGGGGCTGGGGGTGGTCTACGTCCTGCCCGGGTGGATGTTCGGCCCCTGGGACGCGGGCCCCACGGGCGCGGGCCAGTTCGTGCTGGATTTCCTCGCGGGGAAGATGCCGGCGCTGCTCGATGGAGGCTCGGCGCTGGTGGATGCGCGCGACGTGGCCCGGGCGACGGTGGTGGCGGCCGAGAAGGGGCGCGCGGGCGAGCGGTACGTCGTGGGCGGCGAGTTCGTGGACCTGGCGACCCTGTCTCAAACCCTCGAGCGGGTGTCGGGCGTGAAGGGGCCGCGCCGGACGCTGCCGCACGGGCTGGCGTTGGCGCTGGCGGTGGTGGGACAGACGTGGGCGCGGCTCACGGGAGGCGCGACGTCGCTGACGGTGGAGGGCGTCCAGGTGATGCACGCGAAGCTGCGCGTGGACTCGGCGAAGGCCCGTCGGGAGCTGGGCGCGTCGTTCCGTCCGTTGGAGGAGACGCTGCGCGACACGGTGGCGTGGCTGCGAGAGCACAAGCTCCAGGCCGCGCCCGCCGCGGGGACGAAGCCGCACGTGGCCACGTCCCCCTGAAGTCCTCCGCTCAGGAGCTGCAGCTCACCACCAGGTGCCGTCCCCACGAGGGCGGCTCCTGGGTGAGGTCGGCGTGGTCGGGGCGCTCGGTGAACGGGTCCTCGAGCGCCGTCAGCAAGCGGTCCACCCGCGAGAAGTCCCCGCGCTGCGCCTGCGTGATGGCGTCTTGTGCCATCCAGTTGCGCAGCACGTAGCGGGGATTGACGCGCTCCATGCGCGCTCGCCGCTCCGTGTCCACGCTGCCCTCGGCGGTCAGTCGCGCGCGGTAGCGCTCCGCCCACGCCTCGAACCGGGCGCGGTCCGGGAACATCTCCACCACCGCGTCCACCCGCGACAGCGCGCGGAAGAAGCGCGTGTAATCCACCCGCGCCTCGGCCATGAGCGCGAAGAGGTCACCCACGAGCGCGCGATCCTCCTCCTTCGTCTCGGTCAGCCCCAGCTTCGCGCGCATCCGCGTCAGGAAGTGCGCGCTGAAGCCCGGCTCGAACGTCGCGAGCGCCGCGCGGGCGTCGTCCTCCGAGATGAGCGTGAGCAGCGCCTCGCCCAGGCACGCCAGGTTCCACAGCGCGATGCGCGGCTGCTGGTCGAACGCGTAGCGGCCTCGGTGGTCGGAGTGGTTGCAGATGAAGCCCGGCTCGAACTCGTCCAGGAACCCGAAGGGTCCGTAGTCCAGCGTGAGCCCGAGGATGGACATGTTGTCCGTGTTCATCACCCCGTGCGCGAAGCCCACCGCCTGCCACTGCGCCACCAGCCGCGCGGTGCGCTCCACCACCTCCGCGTAGAAGCGCACGTGCCGCTCCGGCGCACCGGACAGGTGCGGGAAGTGCGCGTCGATGACGTGGTCCGCCAGGCGCGCGACGTGCTCGGGCTGCTCGGTGTAGTGGAAGAACTCGAAGGTGCCGAAGCGCACGTGCGACGGCGCCATCCGCACAATCATCGCGCCCGTCTCCACCTCTTCCCGGTACACCGGCGCGTCGCTGCCCAGGAGGCACAGCGCCCGCGTGGTGGGGATGCCCAGCCCGTGCATGGCCTCGCCGCACAGGTACTCGCGGATGGAGGAGCGCAGCACCGCCCTGCCGTCTCCGCCTCGCGAGAAGGGCGTGGGCCCGCCGCCCTTGAGGTGCAGGTCCCACTTCTCTCCCGAGGGGCCCCGCACCTCGCCCAGCAACATCGCCCGTCCATCCCCGAGCCGGGGCACGTACACGCCGAACTGGTGCCCCGCGTACACCATCGCGAAGGGCTCCATGCCCGGCAGCGGACGTCCGCCGCCCATCGCCTCCAGGAACTCCGGCCTCCGCGCCTCTTCTGGCGAGAGTCCCAGCAGGCGCAGCGCCGAGGGGTTGGCGCTCACCAGCCGGGTGTTCGAGAGGGCGCGAGGTTCCACCCGTGCCCCGAAACCAGGGGGCAGGCGGGCGTAGGTGTTGTCGAAGCGGAGCTGTTCGAGCGTGGACATGGAGCGCACAACAAACGAGAGGGCGGGACTCAGGGCACCTTCATGCCACGCTGCACGGCGGGACGGCTGCCCACTCGCTCCAGCCACTGCGGCACGCCGCGCGTCCCGTGGAAGAGGTCGGGGGCATAGTCGCGCACGCCGCGCACCCAGGGGTACAGGGCGATGTCCGCGATGGAGTACGCGCCCGCGACGTAGTCACCCTTGCCGAGCTGTCCGTCCAGCACGCCGATGAGCCGCTTCGACTCCTGCGTGTAGCGGTCCACCGCGTAGGGAATCTTCGTCGAGAGGAAGCGGTGGAAGTGGTTGAACTGGCCGAACATCGGCCCCACGCCGCCCATCTGGAACATCAGCCACTGCGTCACCTCCGTCTTGCCGCGCAGGCTGGAGGGCATCAGCTGGCCCGTCTTCTCCGCGAGGTACAGCAGGATGGCGCCCGACTCGAAGACGGTGATGGGGCGGCCGTCCGGGCCCTCGGAGTCGACGATGGCCGGAATCTTGTTGTTGGGGTTGATGGCCAGGAACTCGGGCTTGAACTGCTCGCCCTTCGTGATGTCCACCGACTTCGCGGTGTACGGCAGCCCCAGCTCCTCCAGGGCGATGGAGACCTTGCGCCCGTTGGGCGTGGCGAACGTGTACAGGTCAATCATGGTGTGACTCCCGTGAGCCGCGCGCTTTCAAGCCACAGCCGCTCGGCGGAGACGTCGTCCTGCGCGGCGGCGGACGGCTTCCTCTGTCGGCGACGAATGAAGTACTGCCCGGAGACACCCTCCACCTCGGGGGAGGAGGAGAGATAGATGGAAGTCCTGGCGCCGCCCTCGGCGGAGAGCATGAACGGCGCGCCCAGCTTCACGATCCAACGGAAGAAGCCCTGGGTGTTGTGGCCGAACCCCGTGCGCACCACGCCGGGGTGCACCGCGTTCGTCGTCACGGCCGTCCCCGCCAGCCGCTTCGCGAGCGCGCGGGTGAACAGGATGTTGGCCAGCTTCGACGTGGCGTAGACGCGGAAGCCGTCGTAGCTCCGCTCGCTCTGCAGGTCGTCGAAGTCCACCTTGCCGACGCGGTGCGCGTCCGAGGACACGTTGACGACGCGCGAGGGCCCGCTGGCCTCGAGCAGGTCCAGGAGCAGGTGCGTGAGGAGGAAGGGCGCCAGGTGGTTGGTGGCGAACGTGGCCTCGAAGCCGTCCACCGTCGTCTGGCGGCGGTCGATGATGAGGCCCGCGTTGTTGAGCAGGACATCCAGGCGCGAGTAGCGCGAGCGGAAGTCCGCGGCCAGCGCGCGCACGGACTGCATGGAGCTGAGGTCCGCGCGCAGCGTGTCCACCTGTGCGCCCGCGACGGCCTGCTTCACGGCCTCCACGGCGGCCTGGGTGCGGCCCGGGTCCCGACCCACGAGCACCACGGTGGCGCCCATGCGACCCAGGGCCTTGGCCGTCTCCAGGCCGATGCCTCCGGTGGCTCCGGTGATGAGGCAGACCTTCCCGTCCAGCCGTGTCTCCGCGCGCATGTGGTGTCCCCTCGCTCTCGAGGACGCCTTCTATACGCTGGCGCGAGCCTGGGCGCTCGTGGAAGCGCCAGGCCCGCGCGGGAGGGCAGGTCCCGAGGGGGGGACGCGCTCAGGCGTCGGAGGAGCGCGCGCTCTCCTCGCGTCCGCTCTTGCCTCGGGTGCCGCCGGGGCGAATGCCGCCGTTGAGGTGGCTCTCCAGGAACCACAGGTCCAGCTCCACGTCGCCCAGGACCTGGGTGAGCAGGTCCACGGTGATGGGCTCCTCCAGCTCGTCGCAGCGCTGGATGCCGTTGCGCAGGGAGGCCGCGTAGCGCGTGACGCGGTCCACCAGGGCCTTCAGGTGGTCCTCGCTCTCGACGGCCTTGAGGTCGTACTCGGGCAGCTCGCTGTTCTTGGCGGCCAGGCGGATGGTTCCCTCGGCGTAGCCGCCCAGGGTGCCGGCGCGCTCGGCGAACTCGTCGGCCTGCTTGCGCGCGTGCTTGGCCAGGTCGTCGAAGAGCAGGTGCCGGCTGTAGAAGTGGGTGCCCCGGATGTTCCAGTGCGCTTGCTTGATTTGCCAGTGCAGGTCGATGGCGTCGGCGAGCAGGGTGTTGAGCAGCTCGACAATCTCTTCGCGCGTCTGACTGGGGACATTCACATGGCTGGGAAAGTTCATGGTTCCGCGCTCCCTCCGAGAAGGCTTTCCGGAGGGTGGGGATGGATTCCCCCAGGCGCCATGTGCCGGCATCACGCCCGAGGGGCGGCCTGACGGGCGGGCGGCCCTCTCCGCGTCGCGTGGCACCCCCTCCGGGGCGTGAAGGTGGGCAAATCGCGAGAGTCACCCAAGAGGGTGGAAGGGGCATCATCTCGCTCGGACGACAGGGTGCTTCTCCCCGAGGGTGTCTGGAGGCAGACTCCCGGGGTGTCTCGGCGCTCTTCGTGGATGGTCGCGGTCCTGGTCTCCGTGCTCTTGCACGGGGCGCTGTTCTTCGCGCTGTCCCGGATGCGCGTGGAGGCGCCCGCGCGTCAGACCTCCTCCATCACCGAGCTGGAGCTCGTCTACCTGCGGCCCCCGCCTCAGGCGGTGAAGCCCCCCGCGCCCAAGGCCGAGGAGGCGCGCCCGTCCGCCCCCAGCCGGACGCCCGCCACGCGGAAGCCGGAGCGCCCGCCCTCCGAGGTGGCGCAGGCGCCGGAGCCCCCCGCGCCTCCGAAGCCCTCGGAGCTGGCGCAAGGCCCGGCGGGGGAGGGAGCACCAGAGGGGCAGGCCTCGCCGGACGCGCCGCGCGCGACCGAGACGCCGAAGCTCTCGCTGGTGCCCAAGGGGCTGTGGGGCAGCGGTGAGCCCACGGGCAAGCCCTTCCAGTCGGGCCGCACGCTGCGCAACGACGGGACGGTGCCGGACGCGCGCGAGGTGGCCCGACAGCAGGCGGCGGAGGCGAAGGAGAAGGTGGAGGGGTGGGCGTCGGACGCGCTGGCCACGGCGCGCGCGGAGAGCGGCGCGGTGCATCC
This window contains:
- a CDS encoding DUF2254 domain-containing protein — its product is MRGWVRHQLWIPPIVGVGVGAVLGVLLVQPTFFLGRLLTGAAWQATAAEARSTLSAVLGIALTSLSIILSLSMLVVQNAAGQYSPRLLRMYLHSAGVRVVIPVFVGTSVFCLVAAHEFGFLSDVERAPRPALALAMVLLVLCEGSLIYSVFQTFQLMRVENLVRRVREDTLGTARTLERFRAKDLPEPPPARPRSTAARALRARHPGFIVAIDAPAILDVATARKLVVHVERAIGEPVTRDEDVGWFETEAVASPPQSDDSDEALVLRAIRLDRWRDDDRDLLLGVRQLVDVAIKALSPGINDPYTAVEALDQLTFLLCELSGMRLGPRVLADASGTPRVFLHGPTHRDLLTLASDQVLRYGAEEPAVVLRLLRMTAAVGRNLREAEDRQAAREQLRAILAVSERTQAGASGQSLLRRHAEALEQALDGGPWPPLPAIGF
- a CDS encoding Hsp70 family protein produces the protein MHACGLDFGTSNTAAALPDGTVLSLQPHTSEPRLYRSVMFFPDDEREIYTGADAINRYMEDNTGRFIQSVKSFLHSSSFRATQVKGRTFTIEELVAILLRRVREAAGAHMGSPPDAVILGRPAVFTPDPEADALAQKRLHRAAELAGFQHIEFLIEPIAAALAYEAQLQRDELVLVADFGAGTTDLTLMRLGPSHRGAKDRRPDVVGSTGVRIGGDRFDAEIMRHKLLPRFGAGSTYRVRGLSDKRLPIPQHVVAKLLSWHEMSFIREKSTQDLLATMLETSDKQAEIQALHDLVMDNLGYRLFRAIEAAKVRLSREDVATVDFEEARISLHEPITRQEFEAFSKPLLDELEQCTEGLLARHPEAQNIDAVFLTGGSSQIPAVRQLYVRRFGEDRVRTADAFTSVAEGLGRASAALG
- a CDS encoding CHAD domain-containing protein; amino-acid sequence: MAQPTPVRGLSADSELGLAARRILVARLADIRKPEAKLSDTFDDEAVHDMRVATRRLRAALQLFQPLGGWVTRMEPEVKRLQDALGGVRDLHVQSAWIRTVAAKTRKETPEARADISALGKAWLAGLADNETRLREELERWRSRTLPRLLRKVEALEDAHRFVGRRVKEPLDWRVRRVRKRMDVYADSPDAASAHALRKDLKKLRYELEIFQPALRRTLGALVKVFAPLQEGLGELHDADVRLEMFERLAARGKPRERKAARALLPLIREGRAKSSAEVARELQRWHAEAIPRRLRQVLA
- a CDS encoding inorganic diphosphatase, with protein sequence MTDFSRLPMRGRRGAFHVVIESPRGSTVKLKYETSLGAFSLSRPLPRGMRYPFDWGFVPSTKGPDGDPLDAMVLWDEATWPGVVLPCRALGVLQVDQRRTDGQSDDERERNDRILAVPMVAPRYEFLRTYEDVSQLEREELAYFFLAAVHFENKDTRILGWEGPEAVEAMLSSQGGG
- a CDS encoding TetR/AcrR family transcriptional regulator gives rise to the protein MTTRGVRKKAAAPRRRAYHHGDLRQALVDATLKLIEVEDVGAVSLREVARRAGVTAAAPYHHFRDKDALLAAVAEEGYRALNQQLDEALASTRPARTDHQLRALARCYVRFAVEHPAHYRVMFRREWSDEEKYAGLHTEGMRAYGRLQVLAQEAKAATGDKVDMDTLAFTIWAWVHGLAALWNEGPLRKKSRSDSIEPLLERSTDLFVGWVMAK
- a CDS encoding SDR family oxidoreductase, giving the protein MRAFVTGSTGLLGSNVVRALVAGGHTVRALARSASKARQVLGGLEGVEVVEGDMLEVKGFAAALDGCDVVIHTAAYFREYYAPGDHWPKLYAINVKATVELAEEAHRRGVKRFVDISSSGTVGTKPDGSPGDEHTPPAPVASSNLYFKSKVESERELNAFSARSGLGVVYVLPGWMFGPWDAGPTGAGQFVLDFLAGKMPALLDGGSALVDARDVARATVVAAEKGRAGERYVVGGEFVDLATLSQTLERVSGVKGPRRTLPHGLALALAVVGQTWARLTGGATSLTVEGVQVMHAKLRVDSAKARRELGASFRPLEETLRDTVAWLREHKLQAAPAAGTKPHVATSP
- a CDS encoding protein adenylyltransferase SelO, whose translation is MSTLEQLRFDNTYARLPPGFGARVEPRALSNTRLVSANPSALRLLGLSPEEARRPEFLEAMGGGRPLPGMEPFAMVYAGHQFGVYVPRLGDGRAMLLGEVRGPSGEKWDLHLKGGGPTPFSRGGDGRAVLRSSIREYLCGEAMHGLGIPTTRALCLLGSDAPVYREEVETGAMIVRMAPSHVRFGTFEFFHYTEQPEHVARLADHVIDAHFPHLSGAPERHVRFYAEVVERTARLVAQWQAVGFAHGVMNTDNMSILGLTLDYGPFGFLDEFEPGFICNHSDHRGRYAFDQQPRIALWNLACLGEALLTLISEDDARAALATFEPGFSAHFLTRMRAKLGLTETKEEDRALVGDLFALMAEARVDYTRFFRALSRVDAVVEMFPDRARFEAWAERYRARLTAEGSVDTERRARMERVNPRYVLRNWMAQDAITQAQRGDFSRVDRLLTALEDPFTERPDHADLTQEPPSWGRHLVVSCSS
- a CDS encoding glutathione S-transferase N-terminal domain-containing protein; amino-acid sequence: MIDLYTFATPNGRKVSIALEELGLPYTAKSVDITKGEQFKPEFLAINPNNKIPAIVDSEGPDGRPITVFESGAILLYLAEKTGQLMPSSLRGKTEVTQWLMFQMGGVGPMFGQFNHFHRFLSTKIPYAVDRYTQESKRLIGVLDGQLGKGDYVAGAYSIADIALYPWVRGVRDYAPDLFHGTRGVPQWLERVGSRPAVQRGMKVP
- a CDS encoding SDR family oxidoreductase translates to MRAETRLDGKVCLITGATGGIGLETAKALGRMGATVVLVGRDPGRTQAAVEAVKQAVAGAQVDTLRADLSSMQSVRALAADFRSRYSRLDVLLNNAGLIIDRRQTTVDGFEATFATNHLAPFLLTHLLLDLLEASGPSRVVNVSSDAHRVGKVDFDDLQSERSYDGFRVYATSKLANILFTRALAKRLAGTAVTTNAVHPGVVRTGFGHNTQGFFRWIVKLGAPFMLSAEGGARTSIYLSSSPEVEGVSGQYFIRRRQRKPSAAAQDDVSAERLWLESARLTGVTP